Proteins encoded together in one Phalacrocorax carbo chromosome 18, bPhaCar2.1, whole genome shotgun sequence window:
- the HSPA5 gene encoding endoplasmic reticulum chaperone BiP codes for MKHLLLALLLLGAARAEDEEKKEDVGTVVGIDLGTTYSCVGVFKNGRVEIIANDQGNRITPSYVAFTPEGERLIGDAAKNQLTSNPENTVFDAKRLIGRTWNDPSVQQDIKYLPFKVVEKKAKPHIQVDVGGGQTKTFAPEEISAMVLTKMKETAEAYLGKKVTHAVVTVPAYFNDAQRQATKDAGTIAGLNVMRIINEPTAAAIAYGLDKREGEKNILVFDLGGGTFDVSLLTIDNGVFEVVATNGDTHLGGEDFDQRVMEHFIKLYKKKTGKDVRKDNRAVQKLRREVEKAKRALSSQHQARIEIESFFEGEDFSETLTRAKFEELNMDLFRSTMKPVQKVLEDSDLKKSDIDEIVLVGGSTRIPKIQQLVKEFFNGKEPSRGINPDEAVAYGAAVQAGVLSGDQDTGDLVLLDVCPLTLGIETVGGVMTKLIPRNTVVPTKKSQIFSTASDNQPTVTIKVYEGERPLTKDNHLLGTFDLTGIPPAPRGVPQIEVTFEIDVNGILRVTAEDKGTGNKNKITITNDQNRLTPEEIERMVNDAEKFAEEDKKLKERIDARNELESYAYSLKNQIGDKEKLGGKLSSEDKETIEKAVEEKIEWLESHQDADIEDFKAKKKELEEVVQPIVSKLYGSAGPPPGEEEAAEKDEL; via the exons ATGAAGCACCTCCTGttggcgctgctgctgctgggcgcCGCGCGGGCGGAGGAcgaggagaaaaaggaggacgTGGGCACGGTGGTGGGCATCGACCTCGGCACCACCTACTCCTG CGTGGGCGTTTTCAAGAATGGCCGCGTGGAAATCATCGCCAACGACCAGGGTAACCGCATCACGCCGTCCTACGTGGCGTTCACGCCCGAGGGGGAGCGCTTGATCGGGGATGCTGCCAAGAACCAGCTTACGTCCAACCCCGAGAACACGGTGTTCGATGCCAAGCGGCTCATCGGCCGCACCTGGAACGACCCTTCCGTGCAGCAGGACATCAAGTACCTGCCCTTCAAG GTTGTTGAAAAGAAAGCCAAGCCCCATATTCAAGTCGATGTTGGAGGTGGACAGACAAAAACATTTGCTCCTGAAGAAATTTCTGCTATGGTCCTGACAAAGATGAAGGAGACGGCAGAGGCTTACTTAGGCAAGAAA GTTACCCATGCTGTTGTTACTGTGCCAGCCTACTTTAACGATGCTCAGCGTCAGGCTACAAAAGATGCTGGGACAATTGCTGGGTTGAATGTGATGAGAATTATTAATGAGCC AACGGCTGCTGCCATTGCTTATGGATTGGACAAGAGAGAGGGTGAGAAGAACATCCTCGTGTTCGACTTGGGTGGTGGAACTTTTGATGTCTCCCTCCTCACAATTGACAATGGAGTCTTTGAAGTTGTGGCTACTAATGGCGACACGCACCTGGGTGGGGAAGACTTTGACCAACGTGTTATGGAGCACTTCATAAAGCTCTACAAGAAGAAAACGGGGAAAGATGTTAGGAAGGATAACAGAGCTGTGCAGAAGCTAAGACGGGAAGTGGAGAAAGCAAAGCGAGCCTTGTCATCTCAGCATCAGGCTAGAATTGAAATAGAATCCTTCTTTGAAGGAGAGGATTTCTCGGAGACACTTACTCGTGCCAAGTTTGAGGAGCTGAACATG GACCTGTTCCGTTCAACAATGAAGCCTGTTCAGAAAGTCCTGGAAGATTCTGACCTGAAGAAGTCTGACATCGATGAGATTGTTCTTGTTGGTGGGTCTACTCGCATTCCCAAAATACAGCAGCTGGTTAAGGAGTTCTTCAATGGGAAGGAGCCTTCTCGTGGCATTAACCCGGACGAGGCTGTAGCCTATGGGGCGGCTGTCCAGGCTGGCGTTCTCTCTGGGGACCAAGACACAG GTGACTTGGTGTTGCTCGATGTCTGTCCTCTGACACTTGGCATTGAGACCGTCGGAGGTGTAATGACTAAACTGATCCCAAGAAACACTGTTGTTCCCACAAAGAAGTCTCAGATCTTCTCCACGGCTTCTGACAATCAGCCAACTGTGACGATCAAGGTCTATGAAG GCGAGCGTCCCCTCACCAAGGATAATCACCTCCTGGGAACTTTCGATCTCACTGGAATCCCTCCAGCCCCTCGTGGCGTCCCCCAGATTGAAGTTACCTTTGAAATAGATGTGAACGGAATCCTCCGCGTCACAGCTGAAGACAAGGGCACTGGGAACAAAAACAAGATCACGATTACAAATGATCAGAATCGGCTGACGCCAGAAGAGATTGAGAGGATGGTTAATGATGCTGAGAAGTTTGCTGAGGAAGACAAGAAGCTTAAAGAACGCATTGATGCCCGGAATGAGCTGGAAAGCTACGCCTATTCTCTGAAGAATCAGATTGGGGACAAGGAGAAGCTGGGTGGCAAACTGTCATCTGAAGACAAAGAAACAATAGAGAAAGCAGTAGAGGAAAAGATTGAGTGGCTCGAAAGCCATCAGGATGCGGACATCGAAGACTTCAAAGCGAAAAagaaggagctggaggaagtTGTTCAGCCAATAGTTAGCAAGCTCTATGGCAGCGCGGGCCCTCcccctggggaagaggaagcagcagagaaggatgAGTTGTAG
- the RABEPK gene encoding rab9 effector protein with kelch motifs has protein sequence MGPPALPLLGPGHRPRPGKWYRLSPRGDRPRGRVGHGCLFLPGGGTGRVLLLGGADPAGAFADAHFVELGELRWAPAGWSGLRPRYEHATFLPAAAPPRLWVFGGAHPAGNRSCVQVLDPETGTWETPEVCGVQPLPRTFHTSSAAVGDCLYVFGGGDKGAEPVTDQRLHVFDTATLTWSQPDTRGDPPSPRHGHVMVAVGTKLFIHGGLAGDVFYNDLFCIDINDMTWVKIAATGDVPGGRASHSSAVFKDHLYIFGGIGPDGTLDTTYRYHTEKQQWVLLQFDSPLPAGRLDHAMCVIPWRVGRSGESGAVTREESTESGGDKAGPLQKSEREEEGAEDTIVHLLLIFGGMDMQGEIYRDCLVSLIE, from the exons atGGGGCCGCCGGCGCTGCCGCTGCTGGGTCCGGGGCACCGCCCGCGGCCGGGCAAGTG GTACCGGCTGTCGCCGCGCGGTGACCGGCCCCGCGGGCGCGTGGGCCACGGCTGCCTCTTCCTGCCGGGCGGCGGTACCGGCCGCGTCCTTCTGCTGGGCGGCGCCGACCCCGCCGGCGCCTTCGCGGACGCCCACTTCGTGGAGCTGG GCGAGCTCCGCTGGGCCCCGGCCGGCTGGAGCGGGCTACGGCCCCGCTACGAACATGCCACCTtcctgcccgccgccgcccctccgcGCCTCTGGGTGTTCGGCGGCGCCCACCCGGCGGGGAACCGGAGCTGCGTCCAGGTGCTGGACCCGG aaACAGGAACCTGGGAGACCCCTGAAGTGTGTGGCGTTCAGCCGCTGCCTAGGACGTTCCACACATCCTCAGCAGCCGTAGGAGACTGTCTGTATGTGTTTGGAGGGGGAGATAAAGGAGCAGAACCCGTTACGGACCAGCGGCTTCACGTGTTTGACACAG CCACCTTGACCTGGTCCCAGCCAGACACTCGTGGTGATCCCCCCTCTCCTCGGCATGGGCACGTCATGGTTGCAGTCGGGACCAAACTCTTCATACATGGAGGTTTAGCTGGTGATGTTTTTTACAATGATCTCTTCTGCATTGATATAA ATGACATGACGTGGGTTAAGATAGCAGCCACCGGCGATGTCCCAGGAGGACGGGCATCCCACTCATCGGCTGTGTTTAAAGACCACTTGTATATCTTTGGCGGAATAGGTCCGGACGGGACACTAGATACCACGTACAGGTACCACACAG agaagcagcagtgggTGCTCCTGCAGTTCGATTCCCCCCTGCCCGCGGGGAGGCTGGACCACGCCATGTGCGTCATTCCCTGGCGGGTTGGCAGGAGCGGAGAGAGCGGAGCTGTCACCAGGGAGGAGTCAACCGAGTCAGGGGGTGACAAAGCTGGCCCCCTCCAGAAGAGTGAacgggaggaggagggtgctgAAGACACCATTGTGCACCTACTGTTAATATTTGGTGGGATGGACATGCAGGGGGAAATATACAGGGACTGCCTCGTCAGCCTGATCGAGTAG
- the PPP6C gene encoding serine/threonine-protein phosphatase 6 catalytic subunit isoform X2, which yields MAPLDLDKYVEIARLCKYLPENDLKRLCDYVCDLLLEESNVQPVSTPVTVCGDIHGQFYDLCELFRTGGQVPDTNYIFMGDFVDRGYYSLETFTYLLALKAKWPDRITLLRGNHESRQITQVYGFYDECQTKYGNANAWRYCTKVFDMLTIAALIDEQILCVHGGLSPDIKTLDQIRTIERNQEIPHKGAFCDLVWSDPEDVDTWAISPRGAGWLFGAKVTNEFVHINNLKLICRAHQLVHEGYKFMFDEKLVTVWSAPNYCYRCGNIASIMVFKDVNTREPKLFRAVPDSERVIPPRTTTPYFL from the exons ATGGCGCCGCTGGACCTGGACAAGTACGTCGAGATCGCGCGGCTCTGCAAGTACCTGCCCGAGAACGACCTCAAG CGCCTCTGCGACTACGTGTGCgacctgctgctggaggagtcCAACGTCCAGCCCGTCTCCACGCCCGTCACCGTCTGCGGGGACATCCACGGGCAG TTCTACGACCTCTGTGAGCTGTTCAGGACCGGTGGTCAGGTCCCCGACACCAACTACATCTTCATG GGTGACTTTGTAGATAGAGGTTATTATAGCCTTGAGACTTTCACTTACCTTCTTGCACTAAAAGCTAAGTGGCCTGATCGTATCACACTGTTACGAGGCAATCATGAAAGCAGGCAGATAACACAAGTGTATGGATTTTACG ACGAGTGCCAAACCAAATACGGAAATGCTAATGCTTGGAGATACTGTACCAAAGTCTTCGACATGCTCACAATAGCAGCT ttaATAGATGAGCAGATTCTCTGTGTGCACGGCGGCCTCTCTCCAGACATCAAGACTCTCGATCAGATTCGAACCATTGAACGTAATCAAGAAATTCCTCACAAAGGCGCCTTCTGCGACCTCGTTTGGTCTGACCCAGAAGATGTTGATACGTGGGCGATCAGTCCGCGAGGAGCAGGCTGGCTCTTCGGTGCAAAGGTGACGAATGAG TTTGTTCACATCAACAACTTAAAACTCATCTGCAGAGCGCACCAGCTAGTTCATGAAGGCTATAAATTCATGTTCGATGAGAAATTGGTAACGGTATGGTCTGCTCCGAATTACTGCTACCGCTGTGGAAATATTGCATCAATCATGGTCTTTAAAGATGTAAATACGAGAGAACCAAAGTTATTCCGTGCAGTTCCAGATTCAGAACGTGTAATTCCTCCTAGAACAACCACGCCGTATTTCCTCTGA
- the PPP6C gene encoding serine/threonine-protein phosphatase 6 catalytic subunit isoform X1 encodes MAPLDLDKYVEIARLCKYLPENDLKVRPRPAGRGGGRGPGRDGGSGRGSGGRGRYPPALPPQRLCDYVCDLLLEESNVQPVSTPVTVCGDIHGQFYDLCELFRTGGQVPDTNYIFMGDFVDRGYYSLETFTYLLALKAKWPDRITLLRGNHESRQITQVYGFYDECQTKYGNANAWRYCTKVFDMLTIAALIDEQILCVHGGLSPDIKTLDQIRTIERNQEIPHKGAFCDLVWSDPEDVDTWAISPRGAGWLFGAKVTNEFVHINNLKLICRAHQLVHEGYKFMFDEKLVTVWSAPNYCYRCGNIASIMVFKDVNTREPKLFRAVPDSERVIPPRTTTPYFL; translated from the exons ATGGCGCCGCTGGACCTGGACAAGTACGTCGAGATCGCGCGGCTCTGCAAGTACCTGCCCGAGAACGACCTCAAGGTGCGGCCGcggcccgcggggcggggcgggggccgggggccggggcgggacggggggtcggggcgggggtcggggggtcgGGGCCGGTACCCACCCGCTCTTCCCCCGCAGCGCCTCTGCGACTACGTGTGCgacctgctgctggaggagtcCAACGTCCAGCCCGTCTCCACGCCCGTCACCGTCTGCGGGGACATCCACGGGCAG TTCTACGACCTCTGTGAGCTGTTCAGGACCGGTGGTCAGGTCCCCGACACCAACTACATCTTCATG GGTGACTTTGTAGATAGAGGTTATTATAGCCTTGAGACTTTCACTTACCTTCTTGCACTAAAAGCTAAGTGGCCTGATCGTATCACACTGTTACGAGGCAATCATGAAAGCAGGCAGATAACACAAGTGTATGGATTTTACG ACGAGTGCCAAACCAAATACGGAAATGCTAATGCTTGGAGATACTGTACCAAAGTCTTCGACATGCTCACAATAGCAGCT ttaATAGATGAGCAGATTCTCTGTGTGCACGGCGGCCTCTCTCCAGACATCAAGACTCTCGATCAGATTCGAACCATTGAACGTAATCAAGAAATTCCTCACAAAGGCGCCTTCTGCGACCTCGTTTGGTCTGACCCAGAAGATGTTGATACGTGGGCGATCAGTCCGCGAGGAGCAGGCTGGCTCTTCGGTGCAAAGGTGACGAATGAG TTTGTTCACATCAACAACTTAAAACTCATCTGCAGAGCGCACCAGCTAGTTCATGAAGGCTATAAATTCATGTTCGATGAGAAATTGGTAACGGTATGGTCTGCTCCGAATTACTGCTACCGCTGTGGAAATATTGCATCAATCATGGTCTTTAAAGATGTAAATACGAGAGAACCAAAGTTATTCCGTGCAGTTCCAGATTCAGAACGTGTAATTCCTCCTAGAACAACCACGCCGTATTTCCTCTGA
- the ARPC5L gene encoding actin-related protein 2/3 complex subunit 5-like protein, with protein MARSTLSSRFRRLDIDQYDENRFVEEPEEAAAAEPDAGPEVEALLRQGEALRAFHAALRGSPPGARGAAAKEQAQGTMLKVLTSFKSSEIEEAVNSLDRNGVDLLMKYIYKGFEKPTENSSAILLQWHEKALAVGGLGSIVRVLTARKTV; from the exons aTGGCGCGGAGCACCCTGTCCTCCCGCTTCCGCCGCCTCGACATCGACCAGTACGACGAGAACCGCTTCGTGGAGGAGCccgaggaggcggcggcggccgagcCCGACGCCGGCCCCGAGGTGGAGGCGCTGCTCAGGCA AGGGGAGGCGCTGCGGGCCTTCCACGCCGCCCTGCGCGGCTCCCCGCCGGGCGCCCGGGGTGCGGCGGCCAAG GAACAGGCTCAGGGAACCATGCTAAAAGTCCTCAcctcttttaaaagcagtgaaataGAAGAAGCGGTGAATTCTTTAGACAGAAATGGCGTTGACTTGTTAATGAAGTACATTTATAAAGGATTTGAAAAGCCAACAGAAAATAGCAGTGCAATATTACTTCAGTGGCATGAAAAG GCATTAGCAGTAGGTGGACTTGGGTCCATAGTAAGAGTTCTCACAGCAAGAAAGACTGTTTAA